One window of Paenibacillus sp. FSL K6-3182 genomic DNA carries:
- a CDS encoding SRPBCC domain-containing protein encodes MTNPNLTNQLVSKVEGSTLILERVFQAPRELVFKAFSEAEHLKHWWGPKGWTIPVCNVDFRPGGTWHYCMKCEDKNQGDFYGMESWGKAFYQEITAPEQIVYRDCFSDAEGNVAENMPQMMVTLDFIEQDGKTKLVNTAKYASPEALQTVIDMGMIPGITQTFENLDVHLEKLQQSN; translated from the coding sequence ATGACTAACCCTAACCTAACTAATCAATTGGTATCTAAAGTAGAAGGCAGCACACTTATATTGGAGCGTGTGTTTCAAGCACCGCGCGAGCTTGTATTTAAAGCTTTCTCGGAGGCAGAGCATTTAAAACATTGGTGGGGACCAAAAGGCTGGACTATACCTGTATGCAACGTCGACTTTCGTCCAGGTGGAACTTGGCATTATTGCATGAAGTGTGAAGATAAGAACCAAGGCGATTTCTACGGTATGGAATCGTGGGGTAAAGCATTCTATCAGGAGATTACAGCACCGGAGCAGATCGTCTATAGAGATTGTTTCTCGGATGCAGAAGGCAATGTTGCGGAAAATATGCCGCAAATGATGGTTACACTCGATTTTATTGAGCAAGATGGCAAGACGAAGCTAGTTAACACCGCGAAATATGCATCGCCAGAAGCTTTGCAAACGGTGATTGATATGGGAATGATTCCAGGTATAACGCAAACGTTTGAAAACTTGGATGTTCATCTGGAAAAGCTGCAACAGAGCAATTAA
- a CDS encoding metalloregulator ArsR/SmtB family transcription factor — MNANVMSALAEPNRLQIVDLLRASPLTVGEIAERLGLRQPQASKHLRVLSEAGIVEVQAIANRRIYKLRPDPFKELDAWLESYRRMWEERYDRLDDYLLELQNKETDK; from the coding sequence ATGAATGCTAACGTTATGAGTGCCTTGGCTGAGCCTAACCGCCTGCAGATTGTTGACCTATTGCGAGCGAGTCCTCTAACGGTTGGGGAGATTGCTGAAAGGCTTGGCTTACGGCAGCCCCAAGCTTCCAAGCATTTGCGCGTCCTTAGCGAGGCCGGTATTGTTGAGGTGCAGGCGATTGCTAACCGTCGTATATACAAGCTGCGTCCTGATCCGTTTAAGGAATTAGACGCTTGGCTGGAATCATACCGACGTATGTGGGAGGAACGCTACGATCGGCTGGACGATTATTTATTGGAGCTGCAAAACAAGGAAACAGATAAGTAA
- a CDS encoding S-layer homology domain-containing protein, which produces MNFMFKFKRIVTCLIIVSSLFWVTATANLNAQDQKDDEKYDFLIIKPYGMKGHWAERLFQWAMAQNIINGYPDSSLKPDEPISEAEFLKALYRALGMALPSASSPEGNDDWTDGPYRLAESFNHPTSGASNHKLRMEPLTKSRASEIICAVQGVHYEGEDAVVYLIGNGMANSDAITPEQFNGQDSFSRAEAIQWIRQLSFKGVLDILKRPTAPSDRTLLPSLPSAAVQRIPDFSAEPVTGNDFNLFGNSPFTEVKIGDSKKTIEELYEVSDDKDVFNNNIYPLFSAHYNKGGLIDSWKIDEDSIELTNANQSLRTYKGIVLGESTMFDVLRLYGTFGFYGDQSATYFYEKTNDGNYRDISIHDKLNNPDNMYSISFIFDRESHAVVYVSTSWFPYYYFGWEDV; this is translated from the coding sequence ATGAATTTTATGTTTAAGTTTAAGCGTATAGTTACATGTCTGATCATCGTATCTTCATTATTTTGGGTAACAGCAACAGCAAATTTGAATGCTCAGGATCAAAAAGATGACGAAAAATACGATTTTCTCATTATCAAGCCCTATGGAATGAAAGGACACTGGGCTGAGCGTCTGTTTCAATGGGCTATGGCACAAAATATTATAAATGGATACCCTGACAGCAGCTTAAAGCCTGACGAGCCAATAAGTGAAGCAGAGTTTTTAAAAGCTCTTTATAGAGCCTTGGGTATGGCTTTGCCATCCGCAAGTTCCCCTGAGGGTAATGATGATTGGACAGACGGTCCCTATCGCCTGGCAGAGAGCTTTAATCATCCTACATCCGGCGCTTCGAACCATAAGCTGCGAATGGAGCCACTCACGAAGTCGCGAGCTTCAGAAATCATTTGTGCCGTGCAAGGGGTTCATTATGAAGGTGAAGACGCCGTTGTTTACCTCATTGGAAACGGTATGGCTAACAGTGATGCTATAACGCCAGAGCAATTCAATGGACAGGACTCTTTTTCACGAGCAGAAGCCATTCAGTGGATTAGACAACTCTCCTTTAAAGGAGTACTGGATATATTAAAAAGGCCAACCGCTCCATCGGATCGCACACTTCTACCGTCTTTACCATCTGCAGCCGTCCAGCGTATTCCAGATTTCAGCGCTGAACCTGTCACGGGAAATGACTTCAATTTATTTGGAAATAGTCCTTTTACTGAGGTGAAGATAGGAGATTCAAAAAAAACAATAGAGGAGCTATACGAGGTTTCGGATGATAAGGATGTCTTTAATAATAACATTTACCCTTTATTCTCAGCTCACTATAACAAAGGTGGGTTGATTGATTCTTGGAAAATAGATGAAGACTCTATTGAACTTACCAATGCAAATCAGTCATTACGTACATATAAGGGGATTGTCCTCGGAGAAAGCACAATGTTCGATGTCCTTCGCCTATATGGAACTTTTGGTTTTTATGGAGACCAATCAGCTACCTATTTCTACGAGAAGACCAACGACGGAAATTACCGCGACATTTCCATTCATGATAAGCTTAACAACCCTGATAATATGTATTCAATATCGTTCATATTCGATAGGGAGAGCCATGCTGTTGTCTATGTCTCGACTTCTTGGTTCCCCTATTATTATTTCGGATGGGAAGATGTTTAA